From a region of the Canis lupus dingo isolate Sandy chromosome 5, ASM325472v2, whole genome shotgun sequence genome:
- the PANX3 gene encoding pannexin-3, whose translation MSLAHTAAEYMLSDALLPDRRGSRLQGLRLELPLDRMIKFITVGFPLLLMSLAFAQEFSSGPPIRCFSPSNFSARQAAYVDSSCWDSLVHHQHDELGQHHMKSLWPHKALPYSLLALAVAMYLPVLLWQYAAAPALSSDLLFIISELDKSYNRSIRLVQHMLKIQQKSSDPHVFWDELEKARKERYFEFPLLERYLACKQRSHSLVATYLLRNSLLLLFTSAIYLYLGHFHLDVFFQEEFSCSVKTGLLSDETHMPQLITCRLTSLSVLQIVSLSSITIYTLLVPVIIYNLTRLCRWDKRLLSIYEMLPAFDLLSRKMLGCPINDLNVILLFLRANISELISFSWLSVLCALKDTTTQKHNIDTVVDFMTLLAGLEPSKPKHLTHQVCDENP comes from the exons ATGTCGCTCGCACACACAGCCGCGGAGTACATGCTGTCCGATGCCCTGCTGCCCGACCGCCGAGGCTCCCGCCTCCAAGGACTGCGCCTGGAACTGCCCCTGGACCGCATGATCAAGTTCATAACCGTGGGCTTCCCCCTGTTGCTCATGTCCCTGGCATTCGCCCAGGAGTTCTCCTCCG GGCCTCCCATCCGCTGCTTCTCTCCCAGTAACTTCAGCGCCCGGCAGGCTGCCTACGTGGACAGCTCCTGCTGGGACTCGCTCGTTCACCACCAACACGATGAGCTTGGCCAGCACCACATGAAGTCCCTGTGGCCTCACAAG GCCCTCCCCTACTCCCTGCTGGCCCTGGCTGTGGCCATGTACCTACCAGTTCTGCTGTGGCAGTATGCAGCTGCACCAGCCCTCAGCTCAGATCTGCTGTTCATCATCAGTGAACTGGACAAATCCTATAATCGCTCCATCCGCCTGGTGCAGCACATGTTGAAGATCCAGCAGAAGAGCTCAGACCCCCATGTTTTCTGGGATGAGCTGGAGAA GGCTCGGAAGGAACGATACTTTGAATTCCCCTTGCTAGAGCGGTACCTGGCATGTAAGCAGCGCTCACATTCCCTAGTGGCTACCTACCTCCTGAGGAACTCCCTCTTGCTCCTCTTCACCTCAGCCATCTACCTGTACCTTGGCCACttccacctggatgtcttcttccAAGAGGAATTCAGCTGCTCCGTCAAGACAGGGCTGCTAAGTGATGAGACCCACATGCCCCAACTGATCACATGCAGGCTGACCTCTCTGTCAGTTCTGCAAATTGTTAGTCTCTCCAGTATAACAATATACACCCTCTTGGTGCCAGTGATAATATACAACCTCACCCGACTATGTCGGTGGGACAAACGACTCCTATCCATCTACGAGATGCTCCCCGCTTTTGATCTTCTCAGCAGAAAGATGCTGGGATGCCCCATCAATGACCTCAACGTGATCCTTCTTTTCCTCCGAGCCAATATCTCTGAGCTCATCTCTTTCAGCTGGTTGAGCGTCTTATGTGCTTTGAAGGACACGACCACCCAGAAGCACAACATTGACACAGTGGTTGATTTCATGACATTGTTGGCTGGCTTAGAACCCTCAAAACCTAAACATCTCACCCACCAAGTATGTGATGAAAACCCATAG
- the TBRG1 gene encoding transforming growth factor beta regulator 1 isoform X1, giving the protein MSLLGGPASSPRAPLPSSKARMKKLPKKSQNEKYRLKYLRLRKAAKATVFENAAICDEIARLEEKFLKAKEERRYLLKKLLQLQALTEGEVQAAAPSHSSSLPLTYGVASTVGTIQGTGSISGPSTGAEEPFGKKSKKEKKEKGKENNKLEVLKKTSKKKKMEGGARKLVQPIALDPSGRPVFPIGLGGLTVYSLGEIITDRPGFHDESAIYPVGYCSTRIYASVKCPDQKCLYTCQIKDGGMQPQFEIVPEDDPQNAIVTSSADACHAELLKTISAAMGKLMPNLLPSGADFFGFSHPTIHNLIQSCPGARKCINYQWVKFDVWRPGDGLPPQGLPEDDPTISFEAFHRQAFGEDHVDPILQGSLDLPELQPTPFVSSYQPMFLAHEPLADTHLQHLNSLSQCSPTQSSD; this is encoded by the exons ATGAGCCTGCTGGGCGGCCCGGCCTCCTCGCCGCGCGCCCCGCTGCCGTCCAGCAAGGCCAGGATGAAAAAGCTCCCGAAGAAGAGCCAGAACGAGAAGTACCGGCTCAAGTACCTGCGGCTGCGCAAAGCGGCCAAAGCCACCGTGTTT gaaaatgcTGCTATTTGTGATGAAATTGCTCGTCTTGAGGAAAAATTTcttaaagcaaaagaagaaagacg GTATTTGCTAAAGAAGCTCCTCCAGCTTCAGGCTCTAACTGAAGGGGAAGTACAGGCTGCAGCTCCTTCCCACAGCTCCAGTTTGCCCCTGACTTATGGTGTGGCCAGCACTGTGGGAACTATACAGGGAactgggtccatttctgggcccAGCACTGGGGCTGAGGAACCATTTGGGAAGAAAtccaagaaggagaaaaaagaaaaaggcaaagagaacAACAAACTGGAAG TTCTGAAGAAAacatccaagaaaaagaaaatggagggagGTGCTCGCAAGCTGGTTCAGCCCATTGCCCTGGATCCCTCAGGACGGCCTGTGTTCCCCATCGGACTGGGGGGTCTAACAGTATATAGCCTGGGGGAG ATCATCACCGACCGACCTGGCTTCCATGATGAGAGTGCCATCTACCCTGTGGGCTACTGCAGTACTCGGATATATGCCAGCGTGAAGTGCCCAGACCAAAAGTGTCTGTATACCTGTCAGATCAAGGATGGTGGCATGCAGCCTCAG TTTGAAATTGTTCCTGAAGATGACCCTCAGAATGCCATTGTCACGTCTTCTGCAGATGCCTGTCACGCAGAACTGCTCAAGACCATAAGTGCTGCTAT GGGAAAACTAATGCCCAACCTGCTTCCATCTGGAGCTGACTTTTTTGGGTTTTCTCATCCAACTATTCACAACTTGATCCAGAGTTGTCCAGGAGCTCGAAAATGCATCAA TTACCAGTGGGTGAAATTTGATGTGTGGAGACCTGGAGATGGGCTGCCGCCCCAAGGACTGCCAGAGGATGATCCAACTATAAGCTTCGAAGCCTTTCACAGACAGGCATTTGGTGAAGATCATGTTGATCCCATCCTGCAAG GATCCTTGGACCTTCCAGAGCTTCAGCCCACACCCTTCGTGTCCTCTTACCAGCCCATGTTCCTGGCACACGAACCCCTGGCGGACACTCACCTACAGCACCTGAACTCTCTGTCACAGTGTAGCCCAACGCAGTCTTCAGACTGA
- the TBRG1 gene encoding transforming growth factor beta regulator 1 isoform X3, with protein MSLLGGPASSPRAPLPSSKARMKKLPKKSQNEKYRLKYLRLRKAAKATVFENAAICDEIARLEEKFLKAKEERRYLLKKLLQLQALTEGEVQAAAPSHSSSLPLTYGVASTVGTIQGTGSISGPSTGAEEPFGKKSKKEKKEKGKENNKLEVLKKTSKKKKMEGGARKLVQPIALDPSGRPVFPIGLGGLTVYSLGEIITDRPGFHDESAIYPVGYCSTRIYASVKCPDQKCLYTCQIKDGGMQPQFEIVPEDDPQNAIVTSSADACHAELLKTISAAMGKLMPNLLPSGADFFGFSHPTIHNLIQSCPGARKCINYQWVKFDVWRPGDGLPPQGLPEDDPTISFEAFHRQAFGEDHVDPILQDEGKIQLADL; from the exons ATGAGCCTGCTGGGCGGCCCGGCCTCCTCGCCGCGCGCCCCGCTGCCGTCCAGCAAGGCCAGGATGAAAAAGCTCCCGAAGAAGAGCCAGAACGAGAAGTACCGGCTCAAGTACCTGCGGCTGCGCAAAGCGGCCAAAGCCACCGTGTTT gaaaatgcTGCTATTTGTGATGAAATTGCTCGTCTTGAGGAAAAATTTcttaaagcaaaagaagaaagacg GTATTTGCTAAAGAAGCTCCTCCAGCTTCAGGCTCTAACTGAAGGGGAAGTACAGGCTGCAGCTCCTTCCCACAGCTCCAGTTTGCCCCTGACTTATGGTGTGGCCAGCACTGTGGGAACTATACAGGGAactgggtccatttctgggcccAGCACTGGGGCTGAGGAACCATTTGGGAAGAAAtccaagaaggagaaaaaagaaaaaggcaaagagaacAACAAACTGGAAG TTCTGAAGAAAacatccaagaaaaagaaaatggagggagGTGCTCGCAAGCTGGTTCAGCCCATTGCCCTGGATCCCTCAGGACGGCCTGTGTTCCCCATCGGACTGGGGGGTCTAACAGTATATAGCCTGGGGGAG ATCATCACCGACCGACCTGGCTTCCATGATGAGAGTGCCATCTACCCTGTGGGCTACTGCAGTACTCGGATATATGCCAGCGTGAAGTGCCCAGACCAAAAGTGTCTGTATACCTGTCAGATCAAGGATGGTGGCATGCAGCCTCAG TTTGAAATTGTTCCTGAAGATGACCCTCAGAATGCCATTGTCACGTCTTCTGCAGATGCCTGTCACGCAGAACTGCTCAAGACCATAAGTGCTGCTAT GGGAAAACTAATGCCCAACCTGCTTCCATCTGGAGCTGACTTTTTTGGGTTTTCTCATCCAACTATTCACAACTTGATCCAGAGTTGTCCAGGAGCTCGAAAATGCATCAA TTACCAGTGGGTGAAATTTGATGTGTGGAGACCTGGAGATGGGCTGCCGCCCCAAGGACTGCCAGAGGATGATCCAACTATAAGCTTCGAAGCCTTTCACAGACAGGCATTTGGTGAAGATCATGTTGATCCCATCCTGCAAG ACGAGGGCAAAATTCAGCTGGCAGATTTGTAA
- the TBRG1 gene encoding transforming growth factor beta regulator 1 isoform X2: protein MSLLGGPASSPRAPLPSSKARMKKLPKKSQNEKYRLKYLRLRKAAKATVFENAAICDEIARLEEKFLKAKEERRYLLKKLLQLQALTEGEVQAAAPSHSSSLPLTYGVASTVGTIQGTGSISGPSTGAEEPFGKKSKKEKKEKGKENNKLEVLKKTSKKKKMEGGARKLVQPIALDPSGRPVFPIGLGGLTVYSLGEIITDRPGFHDESAIYPVGYCSTRIYASVKCPDQKCLYTCQIKDGGMQPQFEIVPEDDPQNAIVTSSADACHAELLKTISAAIYQWVKFDVWRPGDGLPPQGLPEDDPTISFEAFHRQAFGEDHVDPILQGSLDLPELQPTPFVSSYQPMFLAHEPLADTHLQHLNSLSQCSPTQSSD, encoded by the exons ATGAGCCTGCTGGGCGGCCCGGCCTCCTCGCCGCGCGCCCCGCTGCCGTCCAGCAAGGCCAGGATGAAAAAGCTCCCGAAGAAGAGCCAGAACGAGAAGTACCGGCTCAAGTACCTGCGGCTGCGCAAAGCGGCCAAAGCCACCGTGTTT gaaaatgcTGCTATTTGTGATGAAATTGCTCGTCTTGAGGAAAAATTTcttaaagcaaaagaagaaagacg GTATTTGCTAAAGAAGCTCCTCCAGCTTCAGGCTCTAACTGAAGGGGAAGTACAGGCTGCAGCTCCTTCCCACAGCTCCAGTTTGCCCCTGACTTATGGTGTGGCCAGCACTGTGGGAACTATACAGGGAactgggtccatttctgggcccAGCACTGGGGCTGAGGAACCATTTGGGAAGAAAtccaagaaggagaaaaaagaaaaaggcaaagagaacAACAAACTGGAAG TTCTGAAGAAAacatccaagaaaaagaaaatggagggagGTGCTCGCAAGCTGGTTCAGCCCATTGCCCTGGATCCCTCAGGACGGCCTGTGTTCCCCATCGGACTGGGGGGTCTAACAGTATATAGCCTGGGGGAG ATCATCACCGACCGACCTGGCTTCCATGATGAGAGTGCCATCTACCCTGTGGGCTACTGCAGTACTCGGATATATGCCAGCGTGAAGTGCCCAGACCAAAAGTGTCTGTATACCTGTCAGATCAAGGATGGTGGCATGCAGCCTCAG TTTGAAATTGTTCCTGAAGATGACCCTCAGAATGCCATTGTCACGTCTTCTGCAGATGCCTGTCACGCAGAACTGCTCAAGACCATAAGTGCTGCTAT TTACCAGTGGGTGAAATTTGATGTGTGGAGACCTGGAGATGGGCTGCCGCCCCAAGGACTGCCAGAGGATGATCCAACTATAAGCTTCGAAGCCTTTCACAGACAGGCATTTGGTGAAGATCATGTTGATCCCATCCTGCAAG GATCCTTGGACCTTCCAGAGCTTCAGCCCACACCCTTCGTGTCCTCTTACCAGCCCATGTTCCTGGCACACGAACCCCTGGCGGACACTCACCTACAGCACCTGAACTCTCTGTCACAGTGTAGCCCAACGCAGTCTTCAGACTGA